A section of the Agrobacterium tumefaciens genome encodes:
- the addA gene encoding double-strand break repair helicase AddA translates to MTIDPLDAGPAADTPESWIDWTSARQRLASDPSSSAWVSANAGSGKTHVLTQRVIRLLLAGCRPAAILCLTYTKAAASEMSSRVFDRLAEWVTLPDSDLKDRITAIEGRVPDRIKLAEARRLFAKALETPGGLKIQTIHAFCEALLHQFPLEANVAGHFSVLDDRAATTLLAEARRSLLTAVSSGGDTALAQSLAYVLDIADESGLEALLSAIIANRSALRGFLLEAQRSGGLDARLRQDMQIAAGETEQSAAAAFWPLPGLSGLTLDTYLTLADEVGGSRVIEVAYALREARRQTDPLRRMEFVEAALLTAKGEKKSDPYVINKAMQKSAPDLVDALTLARDHVVACRDRYRLVRMLGATKSALVLAERLIGDFEDLKKQRSQLDFEDLIERAANLLNRDTAGAWVHYKLDQGIDHILVDEAQDTSPVQWSIIQSLAADFFTGESARMGRRTLFAVGDEKQSIYSFQGARPERFSQERDETKRRVDAVEQAFHRIRLPLSFRSTEDVLAAVDQVFSDPKNASGLSADNEPVEHRSNRAGHPGTVEVWDMVAPETTEDEEDWTAPFDALRESAPATIVARRIAARIADMIGRETIIEKGVERAVEPGDILVLVRKRHAFVNALTRELKRRKNIPVAGADRLRLTDHIAVQDLLALGHFVVLPEDDLSLAALLKSPLFNLTEDDVFDIAATRSETESVWKRLQVLSREENSALADVAAKLEGFIALSKTATVHDFFAAVLTLHDGRKKFLGRLGNEASDVLDEFLSFALDHERTGLPGLQAFLSVLETDSPEVKREQDKDRGEVRIMTVHASKGLEAPVVFIVDGGSKAFNHSHVPKLRFVETDADAFPVWLPGSGFSNHLIRADDERLKTAAEDEYRRLLYVAMTRAADHLVVCGYRGQKDNPECWHAIVKAALANNDDHCRPELFRADGEEWQGLVWRKSEARSAPAPRKVVEPALQEGDALPAGLLEPLPALPSLPRPLSPSGAGTIIDDGADDLAVRSPLFGEKADVSSLALQRGRLVHRMLQALPDLPEAEREEAARRYAERAARFWPTKERERLVAAVLRVIAEPAVQQAFSANSRAEVSIMGTMILGRQQFAVSGRIDRLAVDGEKVILVDYKTNRVPPRSANEIPFAHIAQLAIYREILAPLYPGKEFVCALIYTENAAFIEVGNDAMRDALAAIKTK, encoded by the coding sequence ATGACGATTGATCCCCTTGACGCCGGCCCCGCCGCCGATACGCCCGAAAGCTGGATCGACTGGACCAGCGCGCGGCAGCGGCTTGCCTCCGACCCTTCCAGCTCCGCCTGGGTGTCGGCCAATGCCGGATCCGGGAAGACCCATGTGCTGACCCAGCGGGTCATTCGCTTGCTGCTTGCAGGGTGCCGTCCAGCAGCCATACTCTGCCTCACCTATACCAAGGCCGCGGCCTCGGAAATGTCGAGCCGCGTCTTCGACCGGCTGGCGGAATGGGTGACTTTGCCGGATTCCGACCTCAAGGACCGTATTACGGCGATCGAGGGCCGTGTGCCGGATCGCATCAAACTCGCGGAAGCAAGGCGGCTGTTTGCAAAGGCGCTGGAGACGCCGGGTGGCCTTAAAATCCAGACCATCCATGCCTTTTGTGAAGCCCTGCTGCACCAGTTTCCGCTGGAGGCGAATGTCGCTGGCCATTTCTCCGTCCTTGATGACCGCGCCGCGACCACGCTTCTGGCCGAGGCACGGCGTTCCCTTCTCACGGCTGTTTCCTCCGGCGGCGATACCGCGCTCGCGCAGTCGCTTGCCTATGTCCTTGATATCGCTGACGAAAGCGGGCTGGAGGCGCTGCTCTCCGCCATCATCGCCAATCGCAGTGCGCTGCGCGGCTTTCTTCTGGAGGCGCAACGCTCAGGCGGGCTCGACGCTCGCCTGAGACAGGACATGCAGATCGCCGCTGGCGAAACCGAGCAAAGCGCAGCTGCCGCCTTCTGGCCGCTTCCGGGTCTTTCCGGACTGACGCTCGACACCTACCTCACGCTTGCGGACGAGGTTGGCGGCTCCCGTGTCATTGAGGTTGCTTACGCTTTGAGAGAAGCCAGGCGTCAGACCGATCCCCTCCGGCGGATGGAATTCGTCGAGGCGGCGCTGCTGACGGCAAAGGGCGAAAAAAAGTCGGATCCCTATGTCATCAACAAGGCGATGCAGAAATCCGCGCCGGATCTCGTTGATGCCCTGACTCTGGCGCGGGACCACGTGGTTGCCTGTCGCGACCGGTACCGGCTGGTGCGGATGCTGGGCGCAACCAAGAGCGCGCTCGTGCTGGCCGAACGGTTGATCGGCGATTTTGAGGATCTGAAAAAGCAACGAAGCCAGCTCGATTTCGAGGACCTGATCGAGCGCGCCGCCAATCTGCTCAATCGGGATACGGCCGGCGCCTGGGTTCACTACAAGCTCGATCAGGGCATCGACCATATTCTCGTTGACGAAGCGCAGGACACAAGCCCGGTGCAATGGTCGATCATCCAGTCGCTCGCAGCGGATTTTTTTACCGGTGAAAGCGCCCGCATGGGGCGTCGCACGCTGTTTGCCGTGGGCGATGAAAAGCAGTCGATCTACTCTTTTCAGGGCGCAAGGCCGGAACGCTTCTCGCAGGAACGCGACGAGACCAAGAGGCGTGTCGACGCGGTCGAGCAGGCGTTTCACCGCATTCGCCTGCCGCTATCGTTCCGCTCGACGGAGGATGTCCTTGCCGCGGTTGATCAGGTTTTCTCCGATCCGAAAAACGCGAGTGGCCTCAGTGCGGACAACGAGCCGGTGGAACACAGATCGAACCGCGCGGGACATCCCGGCACGGTAGAGGTGTGGGATATGGTGGCGCCCGAGACCACGGAGGATGAAGAGGACTGGACGGCACCCTTTGATGCATTGCGGGAAAGTGCCCCCGCTACCATCGTCGCGCGCCGCATTGCGGCCCGCATCGCCGACATGATCGGACGAGAAACCATCATTGAGAAGGGCGTGGAGCGCGCCGTTGAACCCGGCGACATTCTGGTTCTGGTGAGAAAACGTCATGCCTTCGTCAATGCCCTGACCCGCGAGTTGAAGCGTCGCAAGAATATTCCCGTTGCGGGTGCTGACCGTCTTCGCTTGACCGACCACATTGCCGTCCAGGACCTCCTGGCGCTTGGCCATTTCGTCGTGCTGCCTGAAGATGATCTTTCGCTGGCTGCGCTGCTGAAAAGCCCGCTCTTCAACCTCACGGAAGACGACGTTTTTGACATTGCCGCGACGCGGTCTGAGACGGAGAGCGTCTGGAAAAGGCTGCAAGTCCTCTCCCGAGAGGAGAACAGCGCGCTTGCGGATGTTGCCGCCAAGCTCGAAGGCTTCATCGCCCTGTCGAAGACAGCAACGGTACATGACTTCTTTGCGGCGGTTCTCACCCTGCATGATGGACGTAAGAAGTTCCTCGGAAGACTCGGCAACGAGGCGAGCGACGTTCTGGATGAGTTCCTCTCCTTCGCGCTCGATCACGAAAGAACGGGACTGCCTGGCCTTCAGGCCTTTCTCTCCGTTCTGGAAACCGATTCCCCAGAGGTGAAGCGCGAGCAGGACAAGGATCGCGGCGAAGTTCGCATCATGACCGTACATGCCTCAAAAGGCCTTGAGGCGCCTGTGGTCTTCATCGTTGATGGCGGATCGAAGGCCTTCAACCATAGCCATGTCCCGAAACTGCGTTTCGTTGAAACTGACGCCGACGCCTTTCCGGTCTGGCTGCCGGGCAGCGGGTTCTCCAATCATCTCATTCGCGCCGACGACGAGCGATTGAAAACGGCCGCCGAGGACGAATATCGACGGCTGCTTTATGTGGCCATGACGCGTGCTGCAGATCACCTTGTCGTGTGCGGCTACCGTGGTCAGAAAGACAATCCGGAATGCTGGCACGCCATTGTCAAGGCGGCACTTGCCAACAATGATGACCATTGCAGGCCGGAGCTTTTCAGAGCCGACGGCGAGGAGTGGCAGGGGCTTGTCTGGCGGAAGTCTGAAGCACGCTCCGCGCCTGCGCCGCGCAAAGTGGTGGAACCCGCGCTGCAGGAAGGTGATGCGCTTCCTGCCGGCCTTCTTGAACCGCTGCCTGCGCTGCCTTCCCTGCCAAGGCCGCTCAGCCCTTCCGGTGCCGGCACCATCATCGATGACGGTGCGGATGATCTGGCGGTGCGCTCGCCCCTGTTCGGCGAAAAGGCCGATGTCTCGTCACTTGCCCTGCAACGTGGACGGCTGGTCCATCGCATGTTGCAGGCGCTCCCGGATTTGCCGGAAGCCGAGCGGGAAGAGGCAGCGCGGCGTTACGCAGAAAGGGCGGCGCGGTTTTGGCCAACGAAGGAGCGCGAACGATTGGTGGCAGCCGTTCTGCGCGTCATAGCCGAACCGGCGGTGCAGCAGGCCTTCTCGGCCAATAGCCGCGCAGAAGTTTCGATCATGGGAACGATGATCCTCGGTCGCCAGCAATTTGCCGTTTCCGGTCGCATCGATCGTCTGGCAGTAGACGGTGAGAAGGTCATTCTGGTCGATTACAAGACAAACCGTGTCCCGCCGCGCAGCGCGAACGAAATACCCTTTGCCCATATCGCGCAGCTCGCAATCTACCGCGAAATCCTTGCGCCGCTTTACCCAGGCAAGGAATTTGTCTGTGCGCTGATTTATACGGAAAATGCTGCCTTTATAGAGGTTGGCAACGATGCGATGAGAGATGCCCTTGCCGCAATAAAGACAAAGTGA
- the trxA gene encoding thioredoxin produces MATVKVDAANFQSEVLESAEPVVVDFWAEWCGPCKMIAPSLEEISSELAGKVKVAKLNIDENPELAAQFGVRSIPTLAIFKSGEVADIKVGAAPKTALSAWISSAA; encoded by the coding sequence ATGGCTACCGTAAAAGTCGACGCCGCAAACTTCCAGTCCGAAGTGCTTGAATCCGCCGAACCCGTTGTGGTGGATTTCTGGGCAGAATGGTGCGGCCCGTGCAAAATGATCGCGCCGAGCCTTGAGGAAATCTCCTCTGAACTGGCCGGCAAGGTCAAGGTCGCAAAGCTTAACATCGACGAAAACCCAGAGCTCGCCGCCCAGTTCGGCGTCCGCTCCATTCCTACGCTTGCCATTTTCAAAAGCGGTGAAGTGGCTGACATCAAGGTCGGCGCCGCTCCCAAGACGGCGCTTTCTGCCTGGATTTCCAGCGCTGCATAA
- a CDS encoding nitroreductase family protein produces the protein MTNSNSRQSEYPIDPIFLDRWSPRAFDGSAMPKEHLLTILDAAHWAPSASNQQPWRFVYAHKGSEDWPLFVELLMEGNQKWARNASVLLFVISRDHTISRDGEKKPSATHSFDAGAAWFSLAMQAHLLGYHAHGMGGIFKDRIVEKLNIPDGFRVEAGVAIGTLTDKSVLPEDLAEREVPSNRVPLADVAFEGRFTGKAD, from the coding sequence GTGACGAACAGCAACAGCAGGCAATCCGAATATCCCATCGATCCCATCTTTCTGGATCGATGGTCTCCACGTGCCTTCGATGGCAGCGCCATGCCGAAAGAGCATCTCTTGACCATCCTGGACGCCGCCCACTGGGCGCCATCCGCGTCGAACCAGCAACCCTGGCGTTTCGTCTACGCCCACAAGGGCAGCGAGGACTGGCCACTCTTCGTGGAGTTGTTGATGGAGGGGAACCAGAAATGGGCTAGGAACGCGTCCGTTCTTCTCTTCGTTATCTCCCGCGATCACACCATCTCGCGAGACGGCGAGAAGAAGCCATCCGCTACCCACTCCTTCGATGCCGGCGCCGCCTGGTTCTCGCTGGCAATGCAGGCCCATCTGCTTGGGTATCATGCGCATGGCATGGGTGGCATCTTTAAAGACCGGATCGTCGAGAAGCTCAACATCCCCGACGGGTTCAGGGTTGAGGCCGGAGTTGCGATCGGGACGCTGACGGATAAATCCGTTCTTCCCGAGGATCTGGCGGAACGGGAGGTGCCGAGCAATCGCGTGCCCCTGGCGGACGTCGCCTTCGAAGGTCGCTTCACTGGCAAGGCCGACTAA
- a CDS encoding fumarylacetoacetate hydrolase family protein produces MKLMRVGQPGQEKPAILDAEGKVRDLSAHVKDIGGDAISPEGLAKIAALDLNTLPVLSEDRIGACVAGTGKFICIGLNFSDHAAETGATVPPEPVIFMKATSAIVGPNDNVVIPRGSEKTDWEVELGVVIGKTAKYVSEADALDYVAGYCVSHDVSERAFQTERAGQWTKGKSCDTFGPIGPWLVTKDEITDPQNLGMWLKVNGQTMQEGSSKTMVYGVAHVVSYLSQFMSLHPGDVISTGTPPGVGMGLKPPRYLKAGDVVELGIEGLGSQKQTFVADI; encoded by the coding sequence ATGAAATTGATGCGTGTTGGCCAACCCGGCCAGGAAAAACCGGCAATCCTCGATGCGGAAGGAAAAGTCCGCGACCTGTCCGCCCATGTGAAGGATATCGGCGGGGATGCGATTTCTCCCGAGGGACTAGCGAAGATCGCGGCGCTCGATCTCAATACGCTTCCTGTTCTAAGCGAAGATCGCATCGGTGCATGCGTTGCCGGAACCGGAAAGTTCATCTGCATCGGTCTCAATTTCTCCGATCATGCCGCCGAAACCGGCGCGACTGTGCCGCCGGAGCCGGTCATTTTCATGAAGGCCACCTCCGCTATCGTGGGTCCGAACGATAACGTGGTCATTCCGCGCGGCTCCGAAAAGACTGACTGGGAAGTCGAACTCGGCGTTGTCATCGGCAAGACCGCAAAATATGTCTCGGAAGCGGATGCTCTGGACTATGTTGCCGGCTATTGCGTTTCCCACGACGTCTCCGAGCGTGCTTTCCAGACCGAGCGGGCCGGACAGTGGACCAAAGGCAAGTCCTGCGATACCTTCGGCCCGATCGGCCCGTGGCTCGTCACGAAGGACGAGATCACCGATCCGCAAAACCTTGGCATGTGGCTGAAAGTCAACGGCCAGACCATGCAGGAAGGCTCCAGCAAGACAATGGTTTACGGCGTCGCGCACGTCGTCTCCTACCTCAGCCAGTTCATGTCGTTGCACCCCGGCGATGTCATTTCCACCGGCACCCCGCCCGGCGTCGGCATGGGCCTGAAGCCGCCGCGTTACCTGAAGGCCGGCGATGTCGTGGAACTCGGGATCGAAGGCCTCGGTTCCCAGAAGCAGACTTTCGTCGCCGACATCTGA
- a CDS encoding polyhydroxyalkanoate depolymerase: MFYHLYEMNHAAMAPLRAGADMMRQACNNPLNPLSSTAFGRSLDASFEVFERLTRRYVKPEFGLATTIIDGEAVPVLEEIIWSRPFCNLVHFKKEANPERTPEPKVLLVAPMSGHYATLLRGTVEALLPSADIYITDWVDARMVPVSDGTFDLDDYIGYVIEMLREIGPGTHIVAVCQPSVPVLAAVSLMEADGDQSKPASMTLMGGPIDTRINPTAVNGLAKAKPIEWFRDNVVMQVPWPQPAFGRNVYPGFLQLSGFMSMNLDKHMTAHKDFYLNLVKNDGDSAEKHREFYDEYLAVMDLTAEFYLQTVETVFIDHALPKGNMTHRGRAVDPAAIRTVALFTVEGENDDISGAGQTRAAHDLCRNLPDDKRAHYMQPDVGHYGVFNGSRFRTEIVPRMLDFIGKHRIV; the protein is encoded by the coding sequence GTGTTCTACCATCTCTATGAAATGAATCACGCGGCCATGGCGCCCCTGCGCGCGGGCGCCGACATGATGCGGCAGGCGTGCAATAACCCGCTCAACCCGCTTTCCAGCACGGCTTTTGGACGAAGCCTCGATGCCAGCTTCGAGGTGTTCGAACGCCTGACGCGCCGTTATGTCAAACCGGAATTCGGGCTTGCAACGACGATCATCGATGGTGAGGCAGTGCCCGTTTTAGAAGAGATCATCTGGTCGCGGCCCTTCTGCAATCTCGTTCATTTCAAAAAAGAAGCCAATCCCGAGCGGACCCCGGAGCCGAAGGTGCTGCTGGTTGCGCCAATGTCCGGCCACTATGCCACATTGCTGCGCGGCACCGTCGAGGCCCTGCTGCCCTCGGCTGATATCTATATCACCGATTGGGTCGATGCCCGCATGGTGCCGGTGAGCGATGGGACCTTCGATCTTGACGATTACATCGGCTACGTCATCGAGATGCTGCGCGAAATCGGCCCAGGCACCCATATCGTCGCGGTTTGCCAACCCTCCGTGCCCGTGCTGGCGGCTGTCTCTCTCATGGAGGCCGACGGCGACCAATCCAAACCGGCCTCCATGACCTTGATGGGTGGTCCGATTGACACGCGCATCAATCCCACGGCCGTCAATGGTTTGGCCAAGGCGAAGCCAATCGAGTGGTTCCGGGACAATGTGGTCATGCAGGTGCCATGGCCGCAGCCGGCTTTTGGCCGCAATGTCTATCCGGGTTTCCTGCAACTGTCGGGCTTCATGTCCATGAACCTCGACAAACACATGACGGCCCACAAGGATTTTTACCTGAACCTGGTGAAGAATGACGGTGACTCGGCCGAAAAACACCGCGAGTTTTACGATGAATATCTGGCCGTCATGGATCTGACGGCGGAATTCTATCTCCAGACCGTAGAAACCGTCTTCATCGATCATGCGCTTCCCAAAGGAAACATGACGCACCGTGGCAGGGCGGTCGATCCCGCCGCCATCCGCACTGTCGCGCTTTTCACGGTCGAAGGGGAGAATGACGATATTTCCGGCGCGGGCCAAACCAGGGCCGCTCATGACCTCTGCCGCAACCTTCCTGACGATAAGCGGGCGCATTACATGCAGCCCGATGTCGGACACTACGGCGTCTTCAACGGCTCGCGTTTCCGCACCGAAATCGTGCCGCGAATGCTGGATTTCATCGGCAAACACCGGATCGTCTAG